The following proteins are co-located in the Microcystis wesenbergii NRERC-220 genome:
- the rplE gene encoding 50S ribosomal protein L5, with product MSQRLKTTYQETIVPKLKEQFGYTNIHQVPKVIKITVNRGLGEASQNAKALESSKEELSTITGQQPVVTRAKKAIAGFKIREGMPVGVMVTLRGDRMYAFLDRLINLALPRIRDFRGISGNSFDGRGNYSLGIREQLIFPEIEYDKIDQIRGMDISIITTAKNDEEGRALLKEMGMPFR from the coding sequence ATGAGCCAAAGACTAAAAACCACCTATCAAGAAACCATTGTTCCGAAACTGAAAGAACAATTTGGTTATACCAATATCCACCAAGTACCTAAAGTTATCAAAATTACTGTTAACCGCGGTCTTGGGGAAGCTTCACAAAATGCCAAAGCTTTGGAGTCTTCCAAGGAAGAACTGTCCACCATCACCGGACAACAACCGGTAGTGACTAGAGCTAAAAAAGCGATCGCTGGCTTCAAAATTCGCGAAGGAATGCCCGTGGGTGTCATGGTGACATTGCGCGGCGATCGAATGTACGCTTTTTTAGACCGTCTCATTAATCTGGCCTTACCACGCATTCGCGACTTTCGCGGTATCAGTGGTAACAGTTTTGATGGTCGTGGTAACTACAGTTTAGGCATTCGTGAACAGTTGATCTTCCCCGAAATTGAATACGACAAAATCGATCAAATTCGCGGGATGGACATCTCAATCATCACCACCGCTAAAAACGACGAAGAAGGACGCGCCCTCCTCAAAGAGATGGGAATGCCCTTTAGATAA
- the rplP gene encoding 50S ribosomal protein L16: MLSPKRTKFRKQQRGRMRGLATGGNTINFGDFALQATEPCWITSRQIEAARRAMTRYIRRGGKIWIRVFPDKPVTQRAAETRMGSGKGSPEFWVAVVKPGFIMFEIAGVAEPVAREAMRLAAQKLPIKTKFITREEDFV, translated from the coding sequence ATGTTAAGTCCCAAAAGAACAAAATTCCGCAAACAACAGCGCGGACGGATGCGCGGGCTGGCCACCGGCGGAAATACGATTAATTTCGGCGATTTCGCCCTGCAAGCCACCGAACCCTGTTGGATTACTTCCCGTCAAATCGAAGCGGCCAGACGGGCAATGACTCGTTATATTCGTCGGGGTGGCAAAATCTGGATTCGCGTTTTTCCCGATAAACCCGTGACCCAACGGGCCGCAGAAACTCGGATGGGTTCCGGGAAAGGTTCCCCCGAATTCTGGGTGGCCGTGGTTAAACCGGGGTTCATTATGTTTGAGATTGCCGGGGTAGCCGAACCCGTGGCCCGGGAAGCAATGCGCCTAGCCGCCCAAAAATTACCGATTAAGACCAAATTTATCACTCGCGAGGAGGATTTTGTCTAA
- the rplF gene encoding 50S ribosomal protein L6, producing the protein MSRIGKRPIPIPNKVTVDIDGATVTVKGPKGTLQRTLPTAVAIDKDGETLLVTRQDDSRTARERHGLCRTLVANMVEGVATGFQKRLDIQGVGYRAQAQGSKLVLNVGYSKPVEMEMPDGVSVAVENNTQVIVSGIDKEAVGNIAAKIREVRPPEPYKGKGIRYLGEVVRRKVGKAGGKGAKGGKGGKK; encoded by the coding sequence ATGTCTCGTATTGGCAAACGCCCGATTCCTATTCCCAATAAAGTCACCGTCGATATCGATGGTGCTACCGTGACGGTGAAAGGGCCCAAAGGAACTCTCCAGAGAACCCTACCCACCGCCGTCGCCATCGACAAAGATGGCGAAACCCTGCTCGTTACCCGTCAAGACGATTCGCGTACCGCCAGAGAACGCCACGGACTCTGTAGAACTCTAGTGGCCAACATGGTAGAAGGAGTCGCGACTGGCTTTCAAAAACGCCTCGATATCCAAGGGGTGGGCTACCGCGCCCAGGCGCAGGGTAGTAAATTAGTTCTTAATGTTGGTTACAGTAAACCCGTGGAAATGGAGATGCCCGATGGTGTTTCCGTCGCCGTAGAAAACAACACCCAAGTTATCGTCAGTGGCATCGACAAAGAAGCCGTCGGTAACATCGCCGCTAAAATCCGCGAAGTTCGTCCCCCCGAACCTTATAAAGGTAAAGGGATTCGCTATCTTGGTGAAGTTGTCCGTCGCAAAGTTGGTAAAGCTGGCGGTAAAGGTGCTAAAGGCGGTAAAGGAGGTAAAAAATAA
- the rplX gene encoding 50S ribosomal protein L24 produces the protein MSKKNIQTPPQRQKMHVKKGDVVQVIAGSDKGKVGEILRALPQESTVVVKGVNIRTKHTKPQQEGESGQIVTYEAPIHSSKVMLYSEKKKIASRVGYTFTEDGRKVRILKKTGEIID, from the coding sequence ATGAGTAAGAAAAACATTCAAACCCCGCCCCAAAGGCAAAAAATGCACGTTAAAAAAGGGGATGTGGTTCAGGTAATCGCCGGTTCCGATAAGGGCAAAGTGGGCGAAATTTTACGGGCCCTACCCCAAGAAAGCACCGTGGTGGTCAAGGGAGTTAATATCCGCACCAAACATACTAAACCCCAACAGGAAGGGGAATCGGGTCAAATCGTTACCTACGAAGCACCGATTCACAGTTCCAAAGTGATGCTCTATTCCGAGAAGAAAAAAATCGCCAGTCGGGTGGGTTATACCTTTACCGAAGACGGTCGGAAAGTGCGGATACTGAAGAAAACTGGCGAAATTATCGATTAG
- the rplN gene encoding 50S ribosomal protein L14: MIQQQTYLNVADNSGARKLMCLRVLGTGNCTYGGIGDKIIAVVKDAIPNMPVKKSDVVTAVIVRTRQTVRRDSGMSIRFDDNAAVIINNDGNPKGTRVFGPVARELRDKNYTKIVSLAPEVL; encoded by the coding sequence GTGATTCAACAACAAACCTACTTAAATGTCGCTGACAATAGCGGGGCGCGGAAACTAATGTGTCTGCGGGTGCTGGGAACAGGTAACTGTACCTACGGTGGCATCGGTGACAAAATTATCGCCGTGGTTAAGGACGCTATCCCCAATATGCCCGTGAAAAAATCCGATGTGGTGACGGCGGTGATTGTGCGGACCCGTCAAACCGTCCGTCGCGATAGTGGCATGAGCATCCGTTTTGATGATAACGCCGCCGTGATTATTAATAATGACGGTAATCCCAAAGGTACTAGGGTTTTTGGTCCTGTCGCTCGGGAATTGCGCGATAAAAACTACACCAAAATTGTTTCCTTAGCCCCAGAAGTTCTCTGA
- the rplR gene encoding 50S ribosomal protein L18 produces MKLSRKESVRRRHQRVRRKINGTAERPRLSVFRSNNHIYAQIIDDVAQHTLAAASTLEATLRGELESTATQEASAAVGKLVAQRALDKGIEQVVFDRGGNLYHGRVKALAEAARSAGLNF; encoded by the coding sequence ATGAAACTTAGTCGCAAAGAATCAGTCCGTCGTCGTCACCAGCGTGTGCGTCGCAAAATTAATGGCACTGCTGAACGGCCGCGTTTATCCGTATTTCGTTCTAATAACCACATCTACGCCCAAATTATCGACGACGTAGCCCAACACACCCTCGCGGCCGCTTCTACCCTAGAGGCAACCTTGCGCGGGGAATTGGAATCCACCGCTACCCAAGAAGCCTCGGCTGCGGTGGGTAAACTGGTGGCCCAACGGGCCCTAGACAAAGGCATTGAACAAGTGGTTTTTGATCGCGGTGGCAATCTCTATCACGGTCGCGTCAAAGCCTTAGCAGAAGCGGCTCGGTCAGCCGGCTTAAACTTCTAA
- the rpsE gene encoding 30S ribosomal protein S5, whose protein sequence is MAKRRKGNREKEKETTWQERVIQIRRVSKVVKGGKKLSFRAIVVVGNENGQVGVGVGKAGDVIGAVRKGVADGKKQLIEVSLTKASSITHLTRGASGGAQVLMRPAAPGTGVIAGGAVRTVLELAGVKNILAKQLGSDNPLNNARAAVNALETLRTFSEVAKDRGVSVEHLYT, encoded by the coding sequence ATGGCAAAACGTCGCAAAGGCAACCGCGAAAAAGAAAAAGAAACCACTTGGCAAGAGCGGGTCATCCAGATCCGCCGGGTTAGTAAAGTGGTTAAGGGTGGTAAAAAACTCAGCTTCCGGGCCATTGTCGTGGTCGGTAATGAAAACGGCCAGGTGGGAGTGGGAGTCGGCAAAGCAGGAGACGTTATCGGGGCCGTCCGTAAAGGCGTGGCCGATGGTAAAAAACAACTAATTGAAGTCTCCTTAACTAAGGCTAGTTCCATCACTCACCTCACCCGGGGCGCTTCCGGTGGCGCTCAGGTGCTTATGCGTCCGGCGGCTCCGGGGACTGGGGTTATTGCCGGGGGTGCTGTCCGTACCGTTTTAGAATTAGCTGGGGTGAAAAATATCCTCGCTAAACAACTCGGTAGCGATAACCCCCTCAATAACGCTAGAGCCGCCGTTAACGCCCTGGAAACTCTCCGCACTTTCTCGGAAGTGGCCAAGGATC
- the rpsH gene encoding 30S ribosomal protein S8, with product MSANDTISDMLTRIRNACAVRQTTTQIPTTRMTRSIAQVLKDEGFIADFEEVGEGIKSQLVLSLKYKGKNRQPIITTLTRVSKPGLRVYSNSKDLPRVLGGIGIAIVSTSKGIMTDREARKQNVGGEVLCYIW from the coding sequence ATGTCTGCTAACGATACCATCTCGGATATGCTGACCCGCATCCGTAACGCTTGCGCGGTTCGGCAGACCACTACTCAAATCCCCACCACGCGGATGACGCGCAGTATTGCTCAAGTTCTCAAAGACGAAGGCTTTATTGCTGACTTTGAGGAAGTGGGTGAGGGGATTAAATCTCAATTAGTTCTTTCCCTCAAATATAAAGGCAAAAACCGTCAACCGATCATTACTACCCTCACCAGAGTCAGTAAACCGGGCCTGCGAGTTTATTCCAACAGTAAAGACTTACCTCGCGTCCTCGGTGGCATTGGCATCGCCATTGTTTCCACCTCTAAAGGCATTATGACCGATCGCGAAGCGCGTAAACAAAACGTTGGCGGCGAAGTCCTTTGCTACATCTGGTAA
- the rpsQ gene encoding 30S ribosomal protein S17 → MAVKERVGVVVSDKMDKTVVVAIENRSPHPKYGKIVVKTQKFKAHDAENQAKQGDRVRIRETRPLSKTKRWEVAEILTDN, encoded by the coding sequence ATGGCAGTTAAAGAAAGAGTTGGGGTAGTAGTCAGCGACAAAATGGATAAAACCGTAGTGGTAGCCATTGAAAACCGCTCTCCTCACCCTAAATACGGCAAAATCGTCGTGAAAACCCAGAAATTTAAAGCTCACGACGCAGAAAATCAAGCCAAACAAGGCGATCGAGTTCGTATTCGTGAAACCCGCCCCCTCAGTAAAACCAAACGTTGGGAAGTGGCGGAAATATTAACCGATAATTAA
- the rpmC gene encoding 50S ribosomal protein L29: protein MALPKIAEVRQMSDEDIADAILAAKKKLFELRLQQATRRLEKTHEFKHTRHRLGQLLTVERERQLAQSTPEA from the coding sequence ATGGCTTTACCGAAAATCGCCGAAGTGAGGCAGATGAGCGATGAGGACATCGCTGATGCTATCCTCGCTGCCAAAAAGAAACTGTTTGAATTGCGTTTGCAACAGGCCACCCGCCGCTTGGAAAAAACCCACGAATTCAAACACACCCGCCACCGTCTCGGCCAATTATTGACCGTAGAACGGGAGCGCCAACTAGCCCAGTCCACCCCGGAGGCATAA